The Streptomyces sp. NBC_00691 genome has a segment encoding these proteins:
- a CDS encoding NAD(P)/FAD-dependent oxidoreductase: protein MSTTERPRILVVGGGYVGLYAARRILKKMRYAEATVTVVDPRSYMTYQPFLPEAAAGSISPRHVVVPLRRVVRGAEVLTGRVTTIDQDRKVATIAPLVGEAYELPFDYLVIAMGAVSRTFPIPGLAEQGIGMKGIEEAIGLRNHVLEQLDKADSTTDEEVRRKALTFVFVGGGFAGAETIGEVEDLARDAAKYYQNVSREDMRFVLVDAADKILPEVGPKLGQYGKEHLESRGIEIYLETSMDSCVDGHVVLKNGLEVDSNTIVWTAGVKPNPALSRFGLPLGPRGHVDCNEKLQINGLDYAWAAGDNAQVPDMVGRKAGNPNAWCPPNAQHALRQAKVLGDNVVAGMRGFPQAEYSHANKGAVAGLGLHKGVAMIVMGKVKIKLKGRLAWYMHRGYHGMAMPTWNRKIRVFADWTLAMFLKREVVSLGAMETPREEFYEAAKPAPAPAAPAQEKAKAS from the coding sequence ATGAGCACCACGGAGCGTCCCAGGATCCTCGTAGTAGGCGGCGGGTACGTAGGCCTGTACGCAGCTCGGCGCATCCTCAAGAAGATGCGCTACGCGGAGGCGACCGTCACGGTCGTCGACCCGCGGTCGTACATGACCTACCAGCCCTTCCTCCCCGAAGCCGCCGCCGGCAGCATCTCGCCGCGCCACGTCGTCGTCCCGCTGCGACGCGTCGTGCGCGGAGCCGAGGTGCTCACCGGCCGGGTCACCACCATCGACCAGGACCGCAAGGTCGCCACGATCGCGCCGCTCGTCGGCGAGGCGTACGAGCTGCCTTTCGACTACCTCGTCATCGCGATGGGCGCCGTCTCCCGCACCTTCCCGATCCCCGGCCTCGCCGAGCAGGGCATCGGCATGAAGGGCATCGAGGAGGCCATCGGCCTGCGCAACCACGTCCTCGAGCAGCTCGACAAGGCTGACTCGACCACCGACGAGGAGGTCCGCCGCAAGGCGCTGACCTTCGTCTTCGTGGGCGGCGGCTTCGCCGGCGCGGAGACCATCGGCGAGGTCGAGGACCTGGCCCGGGACGCCGCGAAGTACTACCAGAACGTGTCGCGCGAGGACATGCGCTTCGTCCTGGTCGACGCGGCCGACAAGATCCTCCCCGAGGTGGGCCCCAAGCTCGGCCAGTACGGCAAGGAGCACCTGGAGAGCCGCGGGATCGAGATCTACCTCGAGACCTCCATGGACTCCTGCGTCGACGGCCACGTCGTGCTGAAGAACGGCCTCGAGGTCGACTCCAACACGATCGTGTGGACCGCCGGCGTGAAGCCGAACCCGGCGCTCTCCCGCTTCGGTCTGCCGCTCGGCCCCCGCGGCCACGTGGACTGCAACGAGAAGCTCCAGATCAACGGCCTCGACTACGCCTGGGCCGCGGGCGACAACGCCCAGGTCCCGGACATGGTCGGCCGCAAGGCGGGCAACCCGAACGCCTGGTGCCCGCCGAACGCCCAGCACGCCCTGCGCCAGGCCAAGGTCCTCGGCGACAACGTGGTGGCCGGCATGCGCGGCTTCCCGCAGGCCGAGTACAGCCACGCCAACAAGGGCGCCGTCGCCGGCCTCGGCCTGCACAAGGGCGTCGCGATGATCGTCATGGGCAAGGTGAAGATCAAGCTCAAGGGCCGTCTCGCCTGGTACATGCACCGTGGCTACCACGGCATGGCGATGCCGACCTGGAACCGCAAGATCCGCGTCTTCGCCGACTGGACCCTCGCGATGTTCCTCAAGCGCGAGGTGGTCTCCCTCGGCGCCATGGAGACGCCGCGCGAGGAGTTCTACGAGGCGGCCAAGCCCGCCCCCGCGCCGGCCGCCCCGGCGCAGGAGAAGGCCAAGGCCTCCTAA
- a CDS encoding SGNH/GDSL hydrolase family protein — protein MARRIAAGAAYGGGSIGLLGVAAVGVLLAEMQIAKRTVGGGAAPLPPGADGLYGRAFGTDDPLRLALLGDSTAAGQGVRRSGQTPGALLASGLAAVAERPVVLRNVALSGARSDDLERQVSLLLAQPLGPPDVCVIMIGANDVTHRMPPTESVRLLASAVRRLRTAGAEVVVGTCPDLGTIEPVYQPLRWLARRASRQLAAAQTIVVIEQGGRTVSLGDLLGPEFAANPREMFGVDNFHPSAEGYATAAMAVLPTMCAVLGVWPETDRLEPARRENMLPVAKAAAEAAKEAGTEVTGARAPWALLKHRRRRRLPVAADASPEARGEGAAETPASTN, from the coding sequence GTGGCGCGACGGATCGCGGCGGGTGCGGCGTACGGCGGCGGGAGCATCGGACTGCTGGGTGTGGCGGCGGTGGGCGTCCTGCTGGCCGAGATGCAGATCGCCAAGCGGACGGTGGGTGGCGGCGCGGCCCCCCTGCCGCCGGGAGCGGACGGCCTCTACGGCCGCGCGTTCGGTACGGACGACCCCCTGCGGCTGGCCCTTCTGGGTGATTCCACGGCGGCGGGTCAGGGGGTGCGCCGCTCGGGCCAGACGCCGGGCGCGCTGCTCGCCTCGGGGCTCGCGGCGGTGGCGGAGCGGCCGGTGGTGCTGCGGAACGTGGCACTCTCCGGTGCCCGCTCCGACGACCTGGAACGCCAGGTGTCGCTGCTGCTGGCGCAGCCGCTCGGGCCGCCGGACGTCTGCGTGATCATGATCGGCGCGAACGACGTGACGCACCGGATGCCGCCGACGGAGTCGGTACGGCTCCTGGCGTCGGCGGTCCGGCGGCTGCGGACGGCCGGCGCGGAGGTGGTCGTCGGGACCTGCCCGGACCTCGGGACGATCGAGCCGGTCTACCAGCCGCTGCGCTGGCTGGCCCGGCGGGCCTCCCGGCAGCTGGCGGCGGCGCAGACGATCGTGGTGATCGAGCAGGGCGGGCGGACGGTGTCGCTGGGCGACCTGCTCGGACCCGAGTTCGCGGCGAACCCGCGCGAGATGTTCGGGGTGGACAACTTCCACCCCTCGGCCGAGGGGTACGCGACGGCGGCGATGGCCGTGCTGCCGACGATGTGCGCGGTGCTGGGGGTCTGGCCGGAGACGGACCGGCTGGAGCCGGCGCGACGGGAGAACATGCTGCCGGTCGCGAAGGCGGCGGCCGAGGCGGCGAAGGAGGCGGGCACGGAGGTCACGGGCGCCCGCGCCCCCTGGGCCCTCCTGAAGCACCGCCGCAGGCGGCGCCTGCCGGTCGCGGCGGACGCCTCGCCGGAGGCCCGGGGGGAGGGGGCCGCGGAGACGCCGGCCTCCACCAACTGA
- a CDS encoding ABC transporter ATP-binding protein — translation MTTTPTVSRATAVAARATDLSKVYGHGETQVVALDHVTVDFRQGEFTAIMGPSGSGKSTLMHCVAGLDSFSSGSVRIGETELSTLKDKQLTQLRRDKIGFIFQAFNLLPTLTALENITLPMDIAGRKADKQWVQQVIDMLGISARLSHRPTELSGGQQQRVAVARALASRPEIIFGDEPTGNLDSRSGAEVLGFLRNSVRELGQTVVMVTHDAVAASYADRVIFLADGRIVDEMLHPTADGVLDRMKAFDAKGRTS, via the coding sequence GTGACCACCACCCCCACCGTGTCCCGCGCCACCGCGGTGGCCGCCCGCGCCACGGATCTCTCGAAGGTCTACGGACACGGCGAGACCCAGGTGGTCGCGCTCGATCACGTCACCGTGGACTTCCGCCAGGGAGAGTTCACCGCGATCATGGGCCCCTCCGGCTCCGGCAAGTCGACGCTCATGCACTGCGTCGCCGGCCTCGACTCCTTCTCCTCCGGCTCGGTCCGGATCGGAGAGACGGAGCTCTCCACCCTCAAGGACAAGCAGCTCACCCAGCTGCGCCGGGACAAGATCGGCTTCATCTTCCAGGCCTTCAACCTGCTGCCGACGCTGACCGCCCTGGAGAACATCACCCTCCCCATGGACATCGCCGGCCGCAAGGCCGACAAGCAGTGGGTCCAGCAGGTCATCGACATGCTCGGGATCTCCGCCCGGCTCAGCCACCGCCCCACCGAACTCTCCGGCGGCCAGCAGCAGCGCGTGGCCGTGGCCCGCGCCCTGGCCTCCCGCCCCGAGATCATCTTCGGTGACGAGCCGACCGGAAACCTGGACTCCCGCTCGGGCGCCGAGGTCCTCGGCTTCCTCCGCAACTCGGTCCGCGAGCTGGGCCAGACCGTCGTCATGGTCACCCACGACGCCGTCGCCGCCTCCTACGCGGACCGCGTCATCTTCCTCGCCGACGGCCGCATCGTCGACGAGATGCTGCACCCGACGGCGGACGGCGTGCTCGACCGCATGAAGGCCTTCGACGCCAAGGGCCGTACGAGCTGA
- a CDS encoding acetyl-CoA C-acetyltransferase, protein MPEAVIVSTARSPIGRAFKGSLKDLRPDDLTANIVKAALAKVPELDPRDIDDLMLGCGLPGGEQGNNLGRIVAVQMGMDHLPGCTITRYCSSSLQTSRMALHAIKAGEGDVFISAGVEMVSRFVKGNSDSLPDTHNPFFAEAEARTAEVAASEGSVWHDPREDGVVPDAYIAMGQTAENLARLKGISRQEMDEFGVRSQNLAEQAIKNGFWEREITPVTLPDGTVVSTDDGPRAGVTLEGVQGLKPVFRPDGLVTAANCCPLNDGAAALVIMSDTKARELGLTPLARIVSTGVSGLSPEIMGLGPVEASKQALKRAGLTIGDIDLAEINEAFAAQVIPSYQELGLDLDKVNINGGAIAVGHPFGMTGARITGTLINSLQFHDKQFGLETMCVGGGQGMAMVIERLS, encoded by the coding sequence ATGCCCGAAGCCGTGATCGTCTCGACCGCCCGCTCGCCCATCGGCCGGGCCTTCAAGGGCTCCCTCAAGGACCTGCGGCCGGACGACCTCACCGCGAACATCGTCAAGGCCGCCCTGGCCAAGGTGCCGGAGCTCGACCCGCGCGACATCGACGACCTGATGCTGGGCTGCGGTCTGCCCGGCGGCGAGCAGGGCAACAACCTGGGCCGCATCGTGGCCGTGCAGATGGGCATGGACCACCTGCCGGGCTGCACGATCACCCGCTACTGCTCCTCCTCGCTGCAGACCTCCCGCATGGCGCTGCACGCGATCAAGGCCGGCGAGGGCGACGTCTTCATCTCGGCCGGTGTCGAGATGGTGTCCCGCTTCGTGAAGGGCAACTCGGACTCCCTGCCCGACACGCACAACCCCTTCTTCGCCGAGGCCGAGGCCCGTACCGCCGAGGTCGCGGCCTCCGAGGGCTCCGTGTGGCACGACCCGCGCGAGGACGGCGTCGTCCCGGACGCGTACATCGCCATGGGCCAGACCGCGGAGAACCTGGCCCGCCTCAAGGGCATCAGCCGCCAGGAGATGGACGAGTTCGGCGTCCGCTCGCAGAACCTCGCCGAGCAGGCCATCAAGAACGGCTTCTGGGAGCGCGAGATCACCCCGGTGACGCTCCCGGACGGCACCGTCGTCTCCACGGACGACGGCCCGCGCGCCGGCGTCACCCTGGAGGGCGTACAGGGCCTCAAGCCGGTCTTCCGCCCCGACGGCCTGGTCACCGCCGCCAACTGCTGCCCGCTGAACGACGGCGCCGCCGCGCTCGTCATCATGTCGGACACGAAGGCCCGCGAGCTCGGCCTGACCCCGCTCGCCCGCATCGTCTCCACCGGCGTCTCCGGCCTCTCCCCCGAGATCATGGGCCTCGGACCGGTCGAGGCGTCGAAGCAGGCCCTCAAGCGCGCCGGCCTGACCATCGGCGACATCGACCTGGCCGAGATCAACGAGGCCTTCGCGGCCCAGGTGATCCCGTCCTACCAGGAGCTGGGCCTGGACCTGGACAAGGTGAACATCAACGGTGGCGCCATCGCCGTCGGCCACCCCTTCGGCATGACCGGCGCCCGGATCACCGGCACGCTGATCAACAGCCTCCAGTTCCACGACAAGCAGTTCGGCCTGGAGACCATGTGCGTCGGCGGCGGCCAGGGCATGGCCATGGTGATCGAGCGCCTGTCCTAG
- a CDS encoding ABC transporter permease codes for MFRTALRNVLAHKARLLMTVLAVMLGVAFVSGTLVFTDTLGQAFRNQSAKSYDDVAVAVEMYPSAEEARKAPGLSQQDVDKVAKLDGVASVTPRVDGFAGVPDRNGKLIGVGWSNKGTNFAPGKDGKDRAYAFTSGNGPASAGQVALDKDTADKGGYKVGDTVRVATTGPVKEYELSGVFTTEDGAVNAGGSLVVFDTAVAQKLYLKPGYFQDLAVSATPGTDDEKLLDEVLKVVPKAATAQTGEALAEQQAKDIEAGLGALNQVLLGFAGIALFVGIFLISNTFTMLVAQRTKELALMRAVGASRKQITRSVLAEAALVGVVASAVGYVLGIGLAVSLRSAMSAFEMKVPGGGLVLTATPAVSAFAVGVLITMLAAWLPGRRAAKIPPVAAMSSVHATASTKSLVVRNSIGAAFAALGAVLIVLGAGQGGDDGRMLIAGGAFLALIGVIVLIPFLSRPVIALIRPVFVNLFGVSGKLAGLNAVRNPRRTGATASALAIGLTLVTGLSVLGATVGTALDKATTDQIKADYMVTMASGNSLSPEALTALEKAPGVTAISPQQAGALEIKGSYVSASGVTPGDIGKVLKLTVVNGSLSSLGKGGIAVDEKTATKRGLKVGDTVPVEFLDKGKAKLTVGAVFEPNEFVSPVLIDHKLVTAHEERAEIRQIFVSTEGGASAANERALAKAMGDNPDITVMDHKGIRDSFGGPINLMLNIMYGLLGMALIIAVLGVVNTLAMSVFERQQEIGMLRAIGLDRRRVKRMVRLEAVVISVFGAIVGIGLGSFLGWAIGETIREQIPGYALVLPWDRIGIFLVLAGLVGVLASLWPARSAAKLNMLAAIKAE; via the coding sequence ATGTTCCGTACCGCCCTGCGCAACGTCCTCGCGCACAAGGCGAGACTGCTGATGACCGTCCTCGCCGTGATGCTCGGCGTGGCCTTCGTCTCCGGCACCCTCGTCTTCACCGACACCCTCGGCCAGGCCTTCCGCAACCAGTCGGCCAAGAGCTACGACGACGTCGCCGTCGCCGTCGAGATGTACCCGTCCGCCGAGGAGGCCCGGAAGGCCCCCGGCCTCTCCCAGCAGGACGTCGACAAGGTCGCGAAGCTCGACGGGGTCGCCTCCGTCACCCCCCGCGTCGACGGCTTCGCCGGCGTGCCCGACCGGAACGGCAAGCTGATCGGCGTCGGCTGGTCCAACAAGGGCACCAACTTCGCCCCCGGCAAGGACGGCAAGGACCGCGCCTACGCCTTCACCTCCGGGAACGGCCCGGCCTCGGCCGGCCAGGTCGCGCTCGACAAGGACACCGCGGACAAGGGCGGCTACAAGGTCGGCGACACCGTCCGCGTCGCCACCACGGGCCCGGTGAAGGAGTACGAGCTCTCCGGCGTCTTCACCACCGAGGACGGCGCCGTGAACGCCGGCGGCAGCCTCGTCGTCTTCGACACCGCCGTCGCCCAGAAGCTCTACCTCAAGCCCGGTTACTTCCAGGACCTGGCCGTGAGCGCCACGCCCGGCACGGACGACGAGAAGCTCCTCGACGAGGTCCTGAAGGTCGTCCCGAAGGCGGCCACCGCGCAGACCGGCGAGGCCCTCGCCGAGCAGCAGGCCAAGGACATCGAGGCCGGTCTCGGCGCGCTCAACCAGGTGCTCCTCGGCTTCGCGGGCATCGCGCTCTTCGTCGGGATCTTCCTGATCTCCAACACCTTCACCATGCTGGTCGCGCAGCGCACCAAGGAACTGGCCCTGATGCGCGCCGTCGGCGCCTCGCGCAAGCAGATCACCCGCTCCGTCCTCGCCGAGGCCGCGCTGGTCGGCGTGGTCGCCTCCGCCGTCGGATACGTGCTCGGCATCGGCCTGGCCGTCTCGCTCCGCTCGGCCATGAGCGCCTTCGAGATGAAGGTCCCCGGCGGCGGCCTGGTCCTCACCGCCACCCCGGCGGTCAGCGCCTTCGCCGTCGGTGTCCTCATCACGATGCTGGCCGCCTGGCTGCCCGGCCGCCGCGCCGCGAAGATCCCGCCGGTCGCCGCCATGAGCAGCGTCCACGCCACCGCGAGCACCAAGTCGCTCGTCGTGCGGAACTCCATCGGCGCCGCGTTCGCCGCGCTCGGGGCGGTCCTGATCGTGCTCGGCGCGGGCCAGGGCGGCGACGACGGCCGCATGCTCATCGCGGGCGGTGCCTTCCTCGCCCTCATCGGCGTGATCGTGCTCATCCCGTTCCTGTCCCGGCCCGTGATCGCCCTGATCCGCCCGGTCTTCGTGAACCTCTTCGGGGTCTCCGGCAAGCTCGCCGGCCTCAACGCGGTCCGCAACCCGCGCCGCACCGGCGCCACGGCCTCCGCCCTCGCCATCGGTCTGACCCTGGTCACCGGCCTCTCGGTGCTCGGCGCCACGGTCGGCACGGCCCTCGACAAGGCCACGACCGACCAGATCAAGGCCGACTACATGGTCACGATGGCCAGCGGCAACAGCCTGAGCCCGGAGGCGCTGACCGCCCTGGAGAAGGCTCCGGGCGTCACGGCGATCTCCCCGCAGCAGGCGGGCGCGCTGGAGATCAAGGGCTCGTACGTCTCGGCCTCCGGCGTCACCCCCGGCGACATCGGCAAGGTCCTCAAGCTCACCGTGGTGAACGGCTCGCTGTCCTCCCTCGGCAAGGGCGGGATCGCCGTCGACGAGAAGACCGCCACGAAGCGCGGCCTCAAGGTCGGCGACACCGTCCCGGTCGAGTTCCTCGACAAGGGGAAGGCCAAGCTGACGGTCGGCGCGGTCTTCGAGCCCAACGAGTTCGTCTCGCCGGTCCTGATCGACCACAAGCTGGTCACCGCGCACGAGGAGCGGGCGGAGATCCGTCAGATCTTCGTCTCGACCGAGGGCGGCGCGAGCGCGGCCAACGAGCGGGCGCTGGCGAAGGCGATGGGCGACAACCCCGACATCACGGTGATGGACCACAAGGGCATCCGCGACTCCTTCGGCGGCCCCATCAACCTGATGCTCAACATCATGTACGGCCTGCTCGGCATGGCCCTGATCATCGCGGTCCTCGGCGTCGTCAACACCCTCGCGATGTCCGTCTTCGAACGCCAGCAGGAGATCGGCATGCTCCGGGCGATCGGTCTCGACCGGCGCCGGGTGAAGCGGATGGTCCGTCTGGAGGCCGTGGTCATCTCGGTGTTCGGCGCGATCGTCGGCATCGGCCTCGGCTCGTTCCTCGGCTGGGCGATCGGCGAGACCATCAGGGAGCAGATCCCGGGCTACGCCCTGGTCCTGCCCTGGGACCGGATCGGGATCTTCCTGGTCCTGGCCGGCCTGGTCGGTGTCCTCGCCTCCCTGTGGCCGGCCCGCAGCGCGGCCAAGCTGAACATGCTCGCCGCCATCAAGGCCGAGTAG
- a CDS encoding cyclopropane-fatty-acyl-phospholipid synthase family protein, with protein sequence MADAASRLTTLAEELLGGPLPVRLRAWDGSEAGPVGGPVLIVRDRRALRRMIWKPGELGLARAWVAGELDVEGDLYALLDGLSGLLWDRDGDTRGLLASARDPRLRAAAASLLRLAGPPLPPQPPAEEMRGRSGGRHTRRRDKQAISHHYDVGNDFYELVLGPSMVYSCAYWASDGPDATLEDAQRDKLDLIARKLNLKEGDRLLDVGCGWGSMALHAAREYGARVVGITLSREQAAYARKRIADEGLTDLIEIRVQDYRDVTDGPYDAISSIGMAEHVGAVRYREYADTLYGLLRPGGRLLNHQISRRPEPDEEAYEIDAFIDAYVFPDGELAPMGRTLSTLEDAGFEVRDVEAIREHYALTLRRWVANLERDWDRAVRFTSPGRARIWRLYMAASAVSFERNRIGVNQFLAVRTPVSGRSGTALRPRVWNEKA encoded by the coding sequence ATGGCCGACGCCGCGTCGCGGCTGACGACTCTCGCCGAGGAGCTGCTGGGCGGACCGCTCCCGGTCCGGCTGCGAGCCTGGGACGGCAGTGAAGCCGGCCCGGTGGGCGGCCCCGTCCTGATCGTCCGCGATCGCCGCGCCCTGCGGAGGATGATCTGGAAACCCGGCGAACTGGGCCTGGCCCGCGCCTGGGTGGCCGGGGAGCTGGACGTCGAGGGAGACCTCTACGCGCTTCTGGACGGGCTATCGGGCCTGCTCTGGGACCGGGACGGGGACACCAGGGGCCTGCTCGCGTCCGCGCGCGACCCGCGGCTGCGCGCCGCCGCCGCGTCCCTGCTGAGACTGGCGGGTCCGCCGCTGCCGCCGCAGCCGCCGGCCGAGGAGATGCGCGGCCGCAGCGGCGGCCGGCACACCCGGCGCCGCGACAAGCAGGCGATCAGTCATCACTACGACGTGGGCAACGACTTCTACGAGCTGGTCCTCGGCCCGTCGATGGTCTACTCGTGCGCGTACTGGGCCTCCGACGGCCCCGACGCGACCCTGGAGGACGCCCAGCGCGACAAGCTGGACCTGATCGCCCGCAAGCTGAACCTGAAGGAGGGCGACCGGCTCCTCGACGTCGGCTGCGGATGGGGCTCCATGGCCCTCCACGCCGCCCGGGAGTACGGCGCCAGGGTCGTCGGCATCACCCTCTCCCGCGAGCAGGCCGCGTACGCCCGCAAGCGGATCGCCGACGAGGGCCTGACCGACCTGATCGAGATCCGCGTCCAGGACTACCGGGATGTCACGGACGGCCCGTACGACGCGATCTCCTCGATCGGCATGGCCGAGCACGTCGGCGCCGTCCGGTACCGGGAGTACGCCGACACCCTGTACGGGCTCCTCAGGCCCGGCGGACGGCTTCTCAACCACCAGATCTCACGGCGCCCCGAGCCCGACGAGGAGGCGTACGAGATCGACGCCTTCATCGACGCGTACGTCTTCCCCGACGGTGAACTCGCTCCCATGGGCCGCACGCTGAGCACCCTGGAGGACGCCGGCTTCGAGGTCAGGGACGTGGAGGCGATCCGCGAGCACTACGCCCTCACCCTGCGCCGCTGGGTGGCGAACCTGGAGCGGGACTGGGACCGGGCGGTCCGGTTCACCTCACCGGGCCGGGCGAGGATCTGGCGGCTCTACATGGCGGCCTCGGCCGTCTCCTTCGAGCGCAACCGGATCGGCGTGAACCAGTTCCTCGCCGTGAGGACCCCGGTGTCGGGGAGGAGCGGCACCGCGCTGCGCCCGCGCGTCTGGAACGAGAAGGCCTGA
- a CDS encoding DUF4287 domain-containing protein: MSHTFSEETHRNMLARIPGRTGREIDEWMRTVEEGPSLLRFEDRVSWLRGAHELAYGHAKAILHEYDLRRAARRLL; the protein is encoded by the coding sequence ATGTCCCACACATTCTCCGAAGAGACCCATCGCAACATGCTGGCCCGCATCCCCGGCCGCACCGGTCGTGAGATCGACGAGTGGATGCGCACCGTCGAGGAGGGACCCTCCCTCCTCCGATTCGAGGACCGGGTGAGCTGGCTCCGCGGGGCCCACGAGCTGGCGTACGGCCACGCGAAGGCGATCCTGCACGAGTACGACCTGCGACGGGCGGCCCGGCGACTGCTCTGA
- a CDS encoding cystathionine beta-synthase, with product MQFHDSMISLVGNTPLVKLNSVTAGIQATVLAKVEYFNPGGSVKDRIALRMIEAAEQSGELKPGGTIVEPTSGNTGVGLAIVAQTKGYKCIFVCPDKVSLDKINVLRAYGAEVVVCPTAVDPEHPDSYYNVSDRLVRETPGAWKPDQYSNPNNPRSHYETTGPELWEQTDGKITHFVAGVGTGGTISGTGNYLKEASGGSVQVIGADPEGSVYSGGSGRPYLVEGVGEDFWPTAYDRNVTDRIVAVSDKDSFQMTRRLAKEEGLLVGGSCGMAVVAALEVARELGPDDVVVVLLPDSGRGYMSKIFSDEWMADYGFLEDTSTATVADVLRHKEGGTMPSLVHMHPDETVGQAIEVLREYGVSQMPIVKPGAGHPDVMAAEVVGSVVEKELLDALFTQRASLGDPLERHMSAPLPQVGSGEPVADLMSVLGEAADAAIVLVEGKPTGVVSRQDLLAFLANGGTK from the coding sequence GTGCAATTCCACGACTCGATGATCAGCCTCGTCGGCAACACCCCGCTGGTGAAGCTCAACAGCGTCACAGCGGGTATTCAGGCGACCGTTCTGGCCAAGGTCGAGTACTTCAACCCCGGAGGCTCGGTCAAGGACCGGATCGCCCTGCGGATGATCGAGGCGGCCGAGCAGAGCGGTGAGCTCAAGCCCGGCGGAACGATCGTCGAGCCCACGTCCGGCAACACCGGCGTCGGCCTGGCGATCGTGGCGCAGACGAAGGGCTACAAGTGCATCTTCGTCTGCCCCGACAAGGTGTCCCTCGACAAGATCAACGTCCTGCGGGCGTACGGGGCCGAGGTCGTCGTCTGCCCCACCGCGGTCGATCCGGAGCACCCGGACTCGTACTACAACGTCTCGGACCGCCTCGTCCGTGAGACGCCCGGTGCCTGGAAGCCCGACCAGTACTCCAACCCGAACAACCCGCGCTCCCACTACGAGACGACCGGCCCCGAGCTCTGGGAGCAGACGGACGGGAAGATCACCCACTTCGTCGCGGGCGTCGGCACCGGCGGCACCATCTCCGGCACCGGCAACTACCTCAAGGAGGCCAGTGGCGGCTCCGTGCAGGTCATCGGTGCCGACCCGGAGGGCTCGGTCTACTCGGGCGGCTCGGGCCGCCCGTACCTCGTCGAGGGCGTCGGCGAGGACTTCTGGCCGACCGCGTACGACCGGAACGTCACGGACCGGATCGTCGCCGTGTCCGACAAGGACTCGTTCCAGATGACCCGCCGCCTCGCCAAGGAGGAGGGCCTCCTCGTCGGCGGTTCCTGCGGCATGGCCGTCGTGGCCGCGCTCGAGGTCGCCAGGGAGCTGGGCCCGGACGACGTCGTCGTCGTCCTGCTGCCGGACTCCGGCCGCGGTTACATGTCGAAGATCTTCAGCGACGAGTGGATGGCCGACTACGGCTTCCTGGAGGACACCTCCACGGCCACCGTCGCCGACGTCCTGCGCCACAAGGAGGGCGGCACCATGCCCTCCCTCGTCCACATGCACCCGGACGAGACCGTCGGCCAGGCCATCGAGGTGCTCCGCGAGTACGGCGTCTCCCAGATGCCCATCGTGAAGCCCGGCGCCGGTCACCCCGACGTGATGGCCGCCGAGGTCGTCGGCTCGGTCGTCGAGAAGGAGCTGCTCGACGCCCTCTTCACCCAGCGGGCCTCCCTGGGGGACCCGCTGGAGCGCCACATGAGCGCGCCGCTGCCGCAGGTCGGCTCCGGCGAGCCGGTCGCCGACCTGATGTCCGTGCTCGGCGAGGCCGCCGACGCGGCGATCGTCCTGGTCGAGGGCAAGCCGACCGGCGTCGTCAGCCGCCAGGACCTGCTGGCCTTCCTGGCCAACGGCGGCACCAAGTAG
- a CDS encoding Bax inhibitor-1/YccA family protein, with the protein MRSSNPVFSRRGFSRDNGTAGFNGQQPQAGGPAVGTNPYATGNPYAEGATNPYATNPYAPQDTQLGAPQQARGNVMTIDDVVSRTAMTLGTVVLTAVLSWLLLPVDPANLGKSYGIAIGAALVALVLSLVQSFKRKPSPALILGYAAFEGVFLGVISAAVSTYIADGVVIQAVLGTMAVFAGVLIAYKMGWIRVNRRFYGFVMAAAMGFMLLMVTNLLFAVFAGGDGLGFRSGGLGILFGVIGIILGACFLALDFKQVEDGVTYGAPREEAWLAAFGLTMTLVWIYLEMLRLLSILQGDD; encoded by the coding sequence ATGAGGAGCAGCAACCCGGTCTTCTCGCGACGGGGGTTCAGCCGCGACAACGGCACCGCGGGCTTCAACGGCCAGCAGCCGCAGGCCGGGGGCCCCGCCGTCGGAACCAACCCGTACGCCACCGGCAACCCGTATGCCGAGGGCGCGACGAACCCGTACGCGACCAACCCGTACGCCCCGCAGGACACCCAGCTCGGAGCCCCGCAGCAGGCCCGCGGCAACGTGATGACGATCGACGACGTCGTGAGCCGTACGGCCATGACGCTCGGCACGGTCGTGCTCACCGCCGTCCTGTCCTGGCTGCTCCTGCCGGTCGACCCCGCCAACCTGGGCAAGTCCTACGGCATCGCCATCGGCGCCGCCCTGGTCGCCCTGGTGCTGTCGCTCGTGCAGTCCTTCAAGCGCAAGCCGTCGCCGGCGCTCATCCTGGGCTACGCGGCCTTCGAGGGCGTCTTCCTCGGAGTGATCTCGGCCGCCGTCTCGACGTACATCGCCGACGGCGTGGTCATCCAGGCGGTTCTGGGCACGATGGCGGTCTTCGCCGGCGTCCTGATCGCCTACAAGATGGGCTGGATCCGGGTCAACCGGCGCTTCTACGGCTTCGTGATGGCCGCCGCGATGGGCTTCATGCTCCTCATGGTGACCAACCTGCTGTTCGCCGTCTTCGCCGGCGGTGACGGCCTCGGCTTCCGCAGCGGTGGCCTCGGCATCCTCTTCGGTGTCATCGGCATCATCCTCGGTGCCTGCTTCCTCGCCCTCGACTTCAAGCAGGTCGAGGACGGCGTGACCTACGGCGCGCCGCGCGAGGAGGCCTGGCTGGCCGCCTTCGGTCTCACGATGACCCTGGTGTGGATCTACCTGGAGATGCTGCGTCTGCTGTCGATCCTGCAGGGCGACGACTGA